A region of Drosophila mauritiana strain mau12 chromosome 3L, ASM438214v1, whole genome shotgun sequence DNA encodes the following proteins:
- the LOC117141831 gene encoding dnaJ homolog subfamily B member 13 produces MNRPELDYYAVLDQPRGATKEQITLAYRRLAIRLCPHRDKKDEQDFVPLAQEGRLTHLSPMGEPRQWAYVNMAFDVLGNDLYRAIYDRYGEAGLFEGVMLPNGYFPPYQYDGDHMKVYERVFGSYSPYANVIDAISNPPSLYATRQHGIGVRSKDASTERIIELSLEEVRTGCVKLMNVWRQEIVDAKESRMEKRKHTLKLNIAPGTTAGTRFCFKEEGDRYPATIPGDIIFIAADKPHPDFERRNQHDLVYRQSIGLCQAFTGFTFFICTLDRRQLKVVITDVVQPGYTKVVPLEGLPKCRNLDAVTAIKEANKKVEQFGDLIIEFDYIFPKYLTPHMKHITREFFREFRKLEIELEEEEERNMV; encoded by the exons ATGAACCGGCCGGAGCTGGACTACTACGCGGTGCTGGATCAGCCCAGAGGCGCCACCAAGGAGCAGATTACTCTGGCCTACCGCCGCCTGGCCATTCGCCTTTGCCCACATCGCGACAAGAAGGACGAGCAGGACTTTGTGCCGCTGGCCCAGGAGGGTCGTCTCACGCACCTTTCACCAATGGGCGAGCCCAGGCAGTGGGCTTACGTCAACATGGCCTTCGATGTGCTGGGCAACGACCTGTACCGGGCCATATACGATCGCTATGGCGAGGCAGGTCTGTTCGAGGGCGTCATGCTGCCGAACGGATACTTTCCGCCCTATCAGTACGACGGCGACCACATGAAGGTCTACGAGCGGGTCTTCGGTAGCTACTCGCCGTATGCCAACGTGATCGATGCGATCTCCAATCCACCGAGCTTGTACGCCACGCGCCAGCATGGCATTGGGGTGCGTTCCAAGGACGCCAGCACGGAGAGGATTATCGAGCTGTCACTGGAGGAAGTACGCACTGGCTGCGTCAAGCTGATGAACGTGTGGCGCCAGGAGATCGTGGACGCCAAGGAGTCGCGGATGGAGAAGCGCAAGCACACCTTAAAGCTGAACATTGCCCCAGGAACCACGGCCGGAACTCGCTTCTGCTTTAAGGAAGAGGGCGATCGCTATCCGGCCACCATTCCGGGTGACATTATTTTCATTGCCGCGGACAAACCGCATCCGGACTTTGAGAGGAGGAACCAACACGACCTAGTCTATAGGCAGTCTATTGGCCTATGCCAGGCCTTCACTGGCTTCACGTTCTTCATTTGCACGCTGGACCGGCGTCAGTTGAAGGTGGTCATTACGGACGTAGTGCAGCCGGGATACACCAAAGTGGTTCCCCTCGAGGGACTGCCCAAGTGCCGCAATTTGGATGCAGTTACGGCCATCAAGGAAGCCAACAAGAAGGTGGAGCAGTTCGGGGATCTCATTATAGAATTTGATT ATATCTTTCCCAAGTACTTGACTCCACATATGAAGCATATCACTCGCGAATTCTTCCGCGAATTCCGCAAGCTCGAAATagagctggaggaggaggaggaacgTAACATGGTTTGA
- the LOC117141830 gene encoding hsp90 co-chaperone Cdc37: MVDYSKWKNIEISDDEDDTHPNIDTPSLFRWRHQARVERMAEMDHEKDEFKKKRQSYQARLMDVKERISKKDGDEEALKKELEKIEADGKELDRIESEMIKKEKKTPWNVDTISKPGFEKTVINKKAGRKADENLSEEEREQRMRQFVKENEKLCKQYGMLRKYDDSKRFLQEHLHLVGEETANYLVIWSINLEMEEKHELMAHVAHQCICMQYILELAKQLDVDPRACVSSFFSKIQHCQPEYRAQFDSEIEGFKGRIQKRAQEKIQEAIAQAEEEERKERLGPGGLDPADVFESLPDELKACFESRDVELLQKTIAAMPVDVAKLHMKRCVDSGLWVPNAADLEGDKKEEDDSGDVAGGEEKTDDAKSESAAKEEPIYTGVSTEDVD, from the exons ATGGTGGACTACAGCAAGTGGAAGAACATCGAG ATTTCGGATGACGAGGACGACACTCACCCGAACATAGACACGCCTTCCCTGTTCCGCTGGCGGCACCAGGCGCGCGTGGAGCGCATGGCGGAGATGGACCACGAGAAGGACGAGTTTAAGAAGAAGCGCCAGAGCTACCAGGCGCGCCTCATGGACGTCAAGGAGCGGATCTCAAAGAAGGATGGCGACGAGGAGGCTCTAAAG AAAGAGCTCGAAAAGATCGAGGCCGATGGCAAAGAGCTGGACCGTATCGAGAGCGAGATGATTAAGAAGGAAAAGAAAACACCCTGGAATGTGGACACCATCAGCAAGCCCGGCTTTGAGAAGACCGTGATCAACAAGAAGGCCGGCCGCAAGGCGGATGAGAATCTGTCCGAGGAAGAGCGAGAACAGCGCATGAGGCAATTCGTCAAGGAGAACGAGAAGCTCTGCAAACAGTATGGCATGCTGCGCAAGTACGACGATTCGAAGCGGTTTCTACAGGAGCATCTTCACCTGGTGGGCGAGGAGACGGCCAACTACCTGGTCATCTGGTCCATCAACCTGGAAATGGAGGAGAAGCACGAGTTGATGGCCCACGTGGCGCATCAGTGCATTTGCATGCAGTATATTCTGGAGCTGGCCAAACAGCTGGACGTGGATCCTCGCGCCTGTGTCAGCTCCTTCTTTTCGAAGATCCAGCACTGTCAGCCCGAGTACCGCGCGCAGTTCGACAGCGAGATCGAAGGTTTCAAAGGACGCATCCAGAAGCGTGCGCAGGAGAAGATCCAGGAGGCGATAGCCCAGGCCGAAGAGGAGGAGCGTAAGGAGCGCCTCGGACCTGGTGGTCTGGACCCAGCCGATGTCTTTGAATCCCTGCCCGAT GAACTAAAGGCCTGTTTCGAGTCCCGCGACGTAGAGCTGCTGCAGAAGACCATTGCGGCCATGCCCGTGGACGTGGCCAAGCTGCACATGAAGCGTTGTGTGGACTCTGGTCTCTGGGTGCCCAATGCCGCTGACTTGGAGGGTGACAAGAAGGAGGAAGATGACTCGGGTGACGTCGCCGGTGGCGAGGAGAAGACCGACGATGCCAAGTCGGAGAGTGCGGCCAAGGAGGAGCCCATCTACACTGGCGTCAGCACCGAGGACGTTGACTGA
- the LOC117141826 gene encoding protein disks lost yields the protein MAAELKAADTEMTKPEERHLLQLLAQLEKVPHHQLQQKFVAYFKKGSKGNNQSNCTLEDFATYFIGALRKSTKQYYYSRNSETPVFPLTPIHQLKPPVADVIKEEEQQQLNESSILSRSSCSMTSISNTPPARQQPQSRRSTPGSGAQFCSTPNRSGGGGAGGGHSICLGNFLVNTPIQSHQRSKKKITPQQQQQNQHSALSSGTGAGATPQSKPRRRVLPMTISKNASASSSFGDTSSFSNENNFWRISQNSEIFDRSQEAALEMEARKFLLLKKQEIKSEAPVNFSQQERTEDEVFPEEAFSLEGVANANQLQLLSTIYSLLMDLNLVPNVLGELSFVVHLLNVRDVGQSPVKSDVPSALEELTQHKSCVYFAAKLLETQKRLLLQLDKRTLSVLLQNERLSLLPPRVVQELETHCQQRQDLNTPFTMDTSSSSQQNVYYHVEKDSRDNFPSQNEFGAFKSQRDLFYKALKQWEVSHLNRVFNFPSELGPRIKDIVKASEHPVNMTHLAKLFVNQLLISATETTESPEELGLKLDPLRHNKLAQRLVTSSSSVEDQFPRTQAFFRDFIAGCSSVAFLVHLKLELFVQLMRHNDSTFDLLQLTDDVGAEEQSAQQGPYIVRVQAMANMLILAKFLGYVTVMPFSGTTQHGNPTPPQLCPQQLHLRNHFRPDFSLRDILEHSMRQGKLLITLPWLVQYLAMLDLVSLHLPDAVATLELLYGLYADIRVEKLQPAAVFITRSCIGWLLDEQPELVSSYYNYRAQEAGVGSISSIVDICLKGLSCHDKSHAPLLDELLPVACPFLQEFRVSITPSRQARSGRFRYITTRLEQLQQNSSSISKEAIAANELSPAEQQQRKLADAFLHSQNASTRRLIEFVTERSFKCVVKDAQQEILLPSKASADAKVNEIKSTMREEVFQKLHEIFQDARQKACQRWKEYVHQMLDRRIGHSLEALLPASTNAVLRSTYAHLIRVQAQTQLQHWLQSSVLQSTFYHGDLQELATKVCNSNRNKADAAATGGGGSSELQLSPDIGFSLSEFLYQLQQWLHCLSFRPEYVGSHEDLAELLRKAQKAVLLPQMPTVFYHLIGSGLVHLLQLLITRKPNFLDKDIISASCSVWRSPQLMASEASPGIFDGLMSISFVQEMGNNADNFRMLEAILRSMLQSGAIRADHLNELFMPLFAENWSPKVWTILSDILQQLSLSGKDSGAHYASGDSPEDEAKSHLFMEMLADLSRDLDNF from the coding sequence ATGGCCGCAGAGCTCAAAGCGGCAGATACAGAAATGACGAAGCCGGAAGAGAGGCAtctgctgcagctgcttgCGCAACTGGAGAAGGTGCCGCACCACCAGCTGCAGCAGAAGTTTGTCGCCTATTTTAAAAAGGGCAGCAAGGGTAATAACCAGAGCAACTGCACCCTGGAGGACTTCGCCACCTACTTTATAGGTGCACTGCGTAAAAGCACAAAACAGTACTACTATTCGCGTAACTCGGAGACACCCGTATTTCCCTTGACTCCCATCCATCAGCTCAAGCCTCCGGTCGCCGATGTGATCAAGGAGgaggaacagcagcagctcaaTGAGTCCTCGATCCTTAGCCGGAGCAGCTGCAGTATGACCTCCATTTCGAATACTCCTCCGGCTCGTCAGCAGCCGCAGAGCAGAAGATCAACGCCAGGAAGTGGCGCCCAGTTTTGCAGCACGCCCAACAGAAGCGGCGGAGGGGGAGCAGGAGGAGGGCACAGCATCTGCTTGGGCAACTTTCTGGTCAACACCCCTATCCAGAGCCATCAGCGATCTAAGAAAAAGATCACCccccagcaacagcagcaaaatcaACATTCAGCATTGAGTTCAGGAACTGGAGCAGGAGCCACACCGCAATCCAAACCGCGGCGACGTGTCTTACCCATGACCATCAGCAAGAATGCTTCGGCCAGCTCCTCTTTTGGGGACACCAGTTCCTTTAGCAATGAAAATAACTTTTGGCGAATCTCGCAAAACAGCGAAATCTTTGATAGGAGCCAGGAAGCGGCCCTGGAAATGGAGGCTCGCAAGTTCCTGTTGCTCAAAAAGCAGGAAATCAAAAGCGAAGCGCCTGTGAATTTCAGTCAACAGGAGAGGACCGAAGATGAGGTTTTCCCTGAGGAAGCCTTTAGCTTGGAGGGTGTGGCCAATGCCAATCAATTACAGCTCCTGTCAACCATTTACAGCCTGTTGATGGACCTCAATTTGGTGCCCAACGTACTAGGTGAACTTAGCTTTGTGGTCCATCTGCTGAATGTGCGAGATGTTGGCCAATCACCCGTCAAATCAGATGTACCCAGTGCTTTGGAGGAACTCACCCAGCACAAAAGTTGTGTATACTTTGCTGCCAAACTGCTGGAGACCCAGAAAAGGTTACTTCTGCAGCTTGACAAAAGGACTTTGAGTGTCTTGCTACAAAACGAGAGATTGAGCCTGCTGCCGCCAAGAGTTGTCCAAGAATTGGAAACTCACTGTCAGCAGAGGCAGGATTTGAACACACCCTTCACTATGGACACCTCTTCGTCCTCACAGCAGAATGTATACTATCACGTGGAGAAGGACTCGCGTGATAACTTTCCTTCGCAGAATGAGTTCGGGGCCTTCAAATCCCAAAGGGATCTCTTTTACAAAGCCCTTAAGCAGTGGGAGGTGAGTCATCTGAATCGGGTTTTCAACTTTCCCAGCGAACTAGGGCCCCGTATTAAGGATATCGTTAAGGCATCGGAACACCCAGTTAACATGACGCACTTGGCAAAATTATTTGTCAACCAATTATTGATCTCCGCTACCGAGACCACCGAATCTCCCGAAGAACTGGGCTTAAAGCTGGATCCCCTCAGGCACAATAAACTGGCACAGCGCTTGGTGACATCCAGTTCCAGTGTGGAAGATCAGTTTCCCCGCACGCAGGCCTTCTTTCGCGACTTTATCGCCGGATGTTCTTCGGTGGCATTTTTGGTGCACCTGAAGCTGGAGCTCTTTGTGCAACTAATGCGTCACAACGACTCCACCTTTGATCTGCTCCAGCTGACTGACGATGTGGGTGCCGAGGAGCAGTCCGCTCAGCAGGGACCATACATTGTTCGCGTCCAGGCCATGGCCAACATGCTAATCCTGGCCAAGTTCTTGGGCTACGTAACTGTGATGCCCTTCAGCGGGACCACACAACATGGAAACCCAACGCCGCCACAGCTTTGTCCACAGCAGTTGCATCTTCGTAACCATTTTCGTCCGGACTTCAGTCTCCGCGATATTCTGGAACATTCCATGCGCCAGGGCAAGCTGCTGATCACGCTTCCGTGGTTAGTTCAATACCTGGCGATGCTCGACTTGGTCAGCCTGCACCTTCCGGACGCCGTGGCCACTTTGGAGCTGCTGTACGGTTTGTATGCCGACATACGTGTGGAAAAATTGCAACCCGCGGCTGTGTTCATAACCAGAAGCTGCATTGGATGGCTTTTGGATGAACAGCCGGAGTTGGTTAGTAGCTACTACAATTACCGGGCACAGGAAGCCGGAGTAGGAAGCATTTCGTCAATTGTGGATATTTGCCTAAAGGGCCTCTCGTGTCACGATAAATCGCACGCCCCCTTGTTGGACGAACTTCTGCCCGTGGCTTGCCCTTTCCTGCAGGAATTCCGGGTGAGCATCACGCCCTCCAGACAAGCGAGAAGTGGGCGGTTCCGGTACATAACCACTCGGTTGGAGCAGTTGCAGCAGAACAGCAGTTCCATTTCCAAGGAAGCGATAGCGGCTAACGAATTGAGTCCcgcggagcagcagcagcgcaaaTTGGCCGATGCCTTTCTCCATTCCCAAAACGCGTCCACCAGGAGGTTGATCGAGTTCGTCACGGAGCGCAGTTTTAAGTGTGTCGTCAAGGACGCCCAGCAAGAGATTCTGCTCCCCTCGAAGGCGTCGGCGGATGCCAAAGTCAACGAGATTAAATCCACGATGCGCGAGGAGGTGTTTCAGAAGCTGCATGAGATCTTTCAAGATGCTAGGCAGAAGGCGTGTCAGCGTTGGAAGGAGTATGTGCACCAAATGCTCGACAGGCGCATAGGGCACTCCCTGGAGGCCCTTCTGCCCGCCAGCACCAATGCGGTATTGCGGTCTACATATGCTCATTTAATCCGGGTGCAAGCTCAGACTCAGCTGCAACATTGGCTCCAGTCCAGCGTGCTTCAGTCTACATTTTATCATGGCGACCTTCAGGAGTTAGCCACCAAAGTGTGCAACTCCAATAGGAACAAGGCAGATGCAGCAGCTACAGGTGGCGGCGGGTCCAGTGAGCTGCAGCTCAGTCCGGATATTGGATTCAGCCTGTCGGAGTTTCTCTATCAGCTCCAGCAGTGGTTGCACTGCCTCAGCTTCCGGCCAGAATATGTGGGCAGTCATGAAGATCTGGCCGAGCTGCTTCGAAAAGCCCAAAAAGCGGTCCTGTTGCCTCAAATGCCCACTGTTTTCTATCACCTCATTGGGTCTGGATTAGTTCATCTGCTCCAGTTGCTCATCACCAGAAAACCGAATTTCCTCGACAAGGATATAATTTCAGCCAGCTGTTCGGTGTGGCGATCACCGCAGCTTATGGCCAGTGAAGCTTCACCCGGAATCTTTGACGGCTTGATGAGCATTAGTTTTGTGCAGGAGATGGGCAACAATGCCGACAACTTTCGGATGCTGGAGGCGATCCTTAGATCCATGCTGCAGTCGGGAGCTATACGGGCCGATCATCTCAACGAACTCTTCATGCCGCTCTTTGCCGAGAACTGGTCGCCGAAAGTGTGGACCATTCTTTCCGACATTCTGCAACAACTCTCTCTGTCCGGAAAGGATTCCGGGGCCCATTACGCCTCTGGCGATAGTCCCGAAGACGAGGCCAAGTCGCATCTCTTCATGGAGATGCTGGCCGACTTATCGCGGGATCTGGATAACTTTTAA